In one window of Streptomyces sp. NBC_01224 DNA:
- a CDS encoding DUF6629 family protein — MCWSATADLVAGTCIAAVGVACVAQVRRVRDLPLAALPLLLGAHQIIESVIWRSGGGTGPATLAWAVIALPLLPLWVPLGVLCAAPPHARRRLLVPLAAGIATAVPLVYCLATRPVTAEIRGHTLGYVLGLPGSRLLVGGYLLATVGSLLLAGDRLLRWLGVLVAVGAAVCAALWRLEPVSTWCAFAAVCSVILLGWTRRRPAEQFV, encoded by the coding sequence ATGTGCTGGAGCGCGACCGCCGATCTCGTCGCGGGCACCTGCATCGCCGCCGTCGGAGTGGCGTGCGTCGCGCAGGTGCGCCGGGTCCGTGACCTGCCGCTCGCGGCGTTGCCGCTGCTCCTCGGGGCCCATCAGATCATCGAGTCCGTGATCTGGCGCTCGGGCGGCGGCACCGGGCCCGCCACCCTTGCCTGGGCCGTCATCGCCCTTCCGCTGCTGCCGTTGTGGGTTCCGCTGGGTGTGCTGTGTGCCGCGCCGCCGCACGCCCGACGCCGGTTGCTGGTGCCCCTCGCGGCCGGAATCGCGACCGCTGTCCCGCTCGTGTACTGTCTGGCGACCCGTCCCGTGACCGCAGAGATCCGCGGGCACACCCTCGGCTACGTCCTCGGCCTCCCCGGCTCCCGGCTGCTCGTCGGCGGGTACCTCCTGGCCACGGTGGGCTCACTGCTCCTGGCCGGGGACCGCCTGCTGCGATGGCTCGGCGTGCTGGTCGCGGTCGGGGCCGCAGTCTGTGCGGCCCTTTGGCGGCTGGAGCCCGTCTCGACCTGGTGCGCCTTCGCGGCGGTGTGCTCGGTGATCCTGCTCGGCTGGACCCGCCGACGCCCTGCGGAGCAGTTCGTCTAG
- a CDS encoding SCO6745 family protein — MESRPRTLWLRTEPLHSVIYFDEECRGIGRSVGLKGFWMGYFATRTAPMGPVLPETATAVLAVFAPGMVARALPAAWQIVTPERLTDLRAQLAARALRRLVPGIDTLAEQLTPPLAAMVEDSSALARPLFAANRPLCERADPVERLWQLTTALREFRGDVHAVTLADHGLDAPEALVLAAATDRVPREGIQLDRGWSDMEWAAAEERLRSRGLIDADSAVTPRGREERDLIEDTTDRLAARLLRPLTDSMVDALLAALELPTRQVLEAGLLPFPNPIGLPRSI; from the coding sequence ATGGAGTCGAGACCCCGCACGCTGTGGCTGCGCACCGAACCCCTCCACTCAGTGATCTACTTCGACGAGGAGTGCCGGGGCATCGGCCGATCCGTGGGCCTCAAAGGTTTCTGGATGGGCTACTTCGCCACCCGTACGGCCCCCATGGGGCCGGTCCTCCCCGAGACCGCGACCGCTGTCCTTGCCGTCTTCGCCCCGGGCATGGTGGCCCGGGCGCTGCCCGCCGCATGGCAGATCGTCACCCCCGAAAGGCTCACGGACCTCCGTGCACAGCTTGCCGCGCGGGCGCTGCGCAGACTGGTCCCCGGCATCGACACTCTTGCCGAACAGCTCACCCCGCCGCTCGCGGCGATGGTCGAGGACTCATCGGCCCTCGCGCGTCCGCTGTTCGCCGCGAACCGCCCGCTGTGCGAGCGCGCCGACCCGGTGGAACGCCTGTGGCAACTCACCACCGCACTGCGGGAGTTCCGGGGTGACGTGCACGCCGTCACTCTTGCCGACCACGGTCTCGACGCCCCCGAGGCGCTCGTTCTCGCCGCCGCCACCGACCGTGTTCCGCGCGAGGGCATCCAGCTCGACCGGGGCTGGAGCGACATGGAGTGGGCGGCTGCCGAGGAACGGCTGCGCTCCCGCGGGCTGATCGACGCGGACTCGGCTGTCACGCCGCGCGGTCGTGAGGAACGGGACCTGATCGAGGACACCACCGACCGGCTGGCCGCCCGGCTGCTGCGCCCCCTCACCGACAGCATGGTGGACGCGCTGCTCGCCGCTCTGGAGCTGCCGACCCGGCAGGTGCTGGAGGCTGGGCTGCTGCCGTTCCCGAACCCGATCGGCCTGCCCCGGTCCATCTAG
- a CDS encoding acyl-CoA dehydrogenase family protein — protein MTVTPHRTDVRPEAPAPHPTHEVTNQAPPRTGLDEYGTNLPLAQAVRTFGAAWHEPELHDIGTLVGSERFQISAELAHTSPPVLRTHDRYGNRVDEIDFHPAYHEVIGAAVSHGTHTAGWADPKPGAAVARAASFMLFAQIEPGHACPMSMSHAVVPVLQRDPDVGRDWLPGLLSRSYDPRPIAPGSKSGLTFGMGMTEKQGGSDVRANTTRAVPLPSDPEGRAHLLTGHKWFFSAPQSDAFLVLAQAEAGLTCFLVPRVLADGTRNTVRIQRLKNKLGNKSNASSEVEFDGTWAVRVGEPGRGVPTIIEMVNHTRLDCVLGTTAGMRQSVSEAIWHAHHRSAFGARLVDQPAMTAVLADLALETEAATWTSLRLAHAYEADSGESEAMFRRLATAVSKYWICKRGPHHAYEALECLGGNGYTEDWPLARRYREQPVMAVWEGSGTVIALDVLRGIARTPQSLDAFWAELETTAGASSVLDAHIRRVRQELAEDLRSPLAAQTRARATVEGMALALQSSLMLRHAPAATAEAFVAARLGEARGHQYGTLPRGTDTAAIVERHFGGTI, from the coding sequence ATGACCGTCACCCCGCACCGGACCGATGTCCGGCCCGAGGCCCCCGCGCCGCACCCCACCCATGAGGTCACCAACCAGGCGCCGCCCCGGACCGGCCTCGACGAGTACGGCACCAATCTGCCGCTCGCACAGGCCGTCCGGACGTTCGGCGCGGCCTGGCACGAGCCGGAGCTGCACGACATCGGCACCCTGGTCGGTTCCGAGCGGTTCCAGATCAGTGCGGAGCTCGCCCACACCTCCCCGCCCGTCCTGCGCACCCATGACCGCTACGGCAACCGCGTCGACGAGATCGACTTCCACCCCGCGTACCACGAGGTCATCGGCGCGGCGGTGAGTCATGGCACGCACACAGCGGGCTGGGCCGACCCGAAGCCCGGAGCAGCGGTGGCGCGGGCGGCTTCATTCATGCTGTTCGCCCAGATCGAGCCCGGCCACGCCTGCCCGATGTCCATGTCGCATGCCGTGGTCCCGGTCCTGCAGCGCGATCCGGACGTGGGACGGGACTGGCTGCCCGGCCTGCTCAGCCGTTCCTACGACCCGCGGCCGATCGCCCCGGGCAGCAAGTCCGGGCTGACCTTCGGCATGGGGATGACGGAGAAGCAGGGCGGCTCCGACGTCCGCGCCAACACCACGCGGGCGGTCCCGCTGCCCTCCGACCCCGAAGGCCGGGCCCATCTGCTCACCGGCCACAAGTGGTTCTTCTCGGCCCCGCAGTCGGACGCCTTCCTGGTCCTGGCCCAGGCCGAGGCCGGGCTCACCTGCTTCCTCGTACCGCGGGTACTGGCGGACGGCACCCGTAACACCGTCCGTATCCAGCGGCTGAAGAACAAGCTCGGCAACAAGTCGAACGCCTCCTCCGAGGTGGAGTTCGACGGCACCTGGGCGGTACGGGTCGGCGAGCCCGGCCGCGGCGTCCCCACCATCATCGAGATGGTCAATCACACCCGGCTCGACTGTGTGCTCGGTACCACCGCCGGCATGCGCCAGTCGGTGTCCGAGGCGATCTGGCACGCGCACCACCGCAGCGCGTTCGGTGCCCGGCTGGTCGACCAGCCGGCCATGACGGCGGTCCTTGCCGATCTGGCGCTGGAGACGGAGGCCGCGACCTGGACCTCACTGCGCCTGGCCCATGCCTACGAGGCCGACAGCGGCGAGTCCGAGGCGATGTTCCGGCGGCTGGCCACCGCGGTGTCCAAGTACTGGATCTGCAAGCGCGGCCCGCACCACGCCTACGAAGCGCTGGAGTGTCTGGGCGGAAATGGCTACACCGAGGACTGGCCGCTGGCCCGGCGCTACCGCGAGCAGCCGGTGATGGCGGTGTGGGAGGGCTCCGGAACCGTCATCGCGCTCGATGTGCTGCGGGGTATCGCCAGGACCCCGCAGTCGCTGGACGCCTTCTGGGCCGAGCTGGAGACCACGGCCGGTGCCAGTTCCGTACTGGACGCACACATCCGTCGGGTACGCCAGGAGCTGGCCGAGGACCTGCGCTCCCCGCTGGCCGCGCAGACCCGCGCCCGGGCGACCGTCGAGGGCATGGCGCTGGCTCTGCAGTCCTCGCTGATGCTGCGTCACGCTCCCGCGGCGACGGCCGAAGCGTTCGTCGCCGCCCGGCTCGGCGAGGCCCGTGGCCATCAGTACGGCACCCTGCCGCGCGGCACCGATACCGCGGCGATCGTGGAGCGGCACTTCGGCGGAACCATCTGA
- a CDS encoding SpoIIE family protein phosphatase produces MGAAVLHTLFAQSAVGLHVLDTRLRVVRANPLSDVVPAELLAGRHFTDAYHLEQPHKAERMLRGVLDTGVASRDRVIRGRLQDAPGPNRSLRVSVYRLDDADGHTLGLLAAVVDINEQEKARVRAACLAAVRTRVGRSLDVAATCEGLVEAVVPVFADFAVVEVVDEVLRGSDPPTGPLGRDVPLRRTAVRGLGADGRRDGLVGEMRRLPARTPYGLAASDLRPRLVQIGPRTPWLDADPDSTRMIEATRAHSLIVVPLKLHGTVLGLVSLYRCRGTEPYEENDVPLALTAAAHVALSVDNARRYERDHVIASTVQRRLLPQRDGDRIAVETAHVLLPGRNSGCWFDTIGLSGARTALIIGNVEGPGLQTAITMGQLRTVIHALAGLDLEPDEVLARLSDTAGRLAVERASLPPGDRLHRESPEATCMYAVYDPFSRTCTIARAGHPTPVLVTPDGTTTTLDVPEGPSLFSTDSSPFATAAFELDEGSVLAFFTGTLLTGHGSANRVREALAQPGRSLQDLCDDVVYTLPAEDCPEGAALLLARTGVVPAERVATWELAHDRTTPAIARTLVRDRLDGWNLDEETTEATELIVSELITNAVRYGTPPLQLRLILDRSLTCEVHDSSRVSPHLRHARTVDEGGRGLFIVSQLATHWGTRYSSDGKALWTEQEIPSLADES; encoded by the coding sequence ATGGGGGCGGCGGTCCTCCACACGCTGTTCGCCCAGTCCGCGGTGGGCCTGCATGTTCTGGACACGCGGTTGCGGGTGGTGCGGGCGAACCCCCTTTCCGACGTCGTCCCCGCCGAGCTCCTTGCGGGGCGTCACTTCACCGACGCGTACCACCTCGAACAGCCGCACAAAGCGGAGCGAATGCTGCGCGGAGTGCTGGACACCGGCGTGGCCTCGCGCGACCGCGTGATCCGCGGCCGGCTCCAGGACGCCCCCGGCCCCAATCGCAGCCTCAGGGTGTCCGTCTACCGTCTGGACGATGCGGACGGTCACACCCTCGGGCTGCTGGCCGCGGTCGTCGATATCAACGAGCAGGAGAAGGCGCGCGTCCGGGCGGCGTGTCTCGCCGCGGTGCGCACGCGTGTGGGCAGGTCACTCGATGTTGCGGCCACCTGCGAGGGGCTCGTCGAGGCCGTCGTTCCGGTGTTCGCCGACTTCGCCGTGGTCGAGGTGGTGGATGAGGTCCTGCGCGGTTCGGATCCGCCGACCGGGCCCTTGGGGCGCGATGTCCCACTGCGCCGCACGGCAGTCCGAGGCCTCGGCGCCGACGGTCGCAGGGACGGCCTGGTCGGGGAGATGCGCAGGCTGCCCGCCCGTACCCCCTACGGTCTGGCCGCGTCGGATCTCCGGCCCCGTCTCGTCCAGATCGGTCCCCGGACACCGTGGCTCGACGCGGACCCCGACAGCACCCGGATGATCGAAGCGACCCGGGCCCACTCCTTGATCGTGGTCCCGCTGAAGCTGCACGGCACGGTCCTCGGTCTGGTGAGTCTCTACCGGTGCCGGGGGACGGAGCCCTATGAGGAGAACGATGTCCCGCTCGCTCTGACCGCAGCCGCTCATGTCGCACTGAGCGTCGACAACGCACGGCGCTACGAACGCGACCATGTGATCGCGTCGACGGTCCAACGCCGGCTCCTCCCCCAGCGCGACGGTGACCGGATCGCTGTGGAGACGGCACACGTCCTGCTGCCAGGGCGCAACAGCGGCTGCTGGTTCGACACCATCGGACTCTCCGGCGCGCGCACCGCTCTGATCATCGGCAATGTCGAGGGTCCCGGCCTCCAGACGGCCATCACCATGGGGCAGTTGCGGACCGTCATCCACGCGCTGGCCGGTCTCGACCTGGAGCCGGACGAAGTGCTTGCCCGGCTCAGCGACACCGCCGGCCGCCTGGCCGTCGAACGGGCATCACTTCCGCCCGGCGACCGACTGCACCGGGAATCGCCCGAGGCGACCTGCATGTACGCGGTCTACGACCCGTTCTCCCGTACCTGCACCATCGCACGGGCGGGGCATCCGACGCCGGTTCTCGTCACGCCCGACGGCACCACGACCACCCTGGACGTACCCGAAGGGCCCTCGCTCTTCTCCACCGACAGTTCGCCGTTCGCCACCGCTGCCTTCGAGCTCGACGAAGGCAGCGTTCTGGCGTTCTTCACCGGCACCCTCCTGACCGGCCACGGGTCCGCGAACCGGGTACGGGAAGCGCTCGCGCAGCCCGGCCGGAGTCTGCAGGACCTGTGCGACGACGTCGTCTACACCCTTCCGGCCGAGGACTGTCCCGAGGGTGCCGCCCTTCTCCTCGCACGTACCGGCGTCGTCCCGGCCGAACGCGTCGCGACCTGGGAGCTGGCCCACGACCGGACCACGCCCGCCATCGCCCGTACGCTCGTGCGCGACCGGCTCGACGGCTGGAATCTCGATGAGGAGACGACCGAGGCGACCGAACTCATCGTGAGCGAACTGATCACCAACGCCGTCCGCTACGGCACCCCTCCACTGCAACTGCGTCTGATCCTGGACCGCTCCCTCACCTGCGAGGTGCACGACAGCAGTCGGGTGTCACCCCATCTGCGCCATGCGCGCACCGTCGACGAGGGCGGACGCGGACTGTTCATCGTCTCCCAGCTCGCCACCCACTGGGGCACCCGGTACAGCAGCGACGGCAAGGCCCTGTGGACCGAGCAGGAGATCCCGTCCCTGGCAGATGAGTCCTGA
- a CDS encoding DUF6777 domain-containing protein has protein sequence MSDRPPPSGRPAGPPSGPLSGPTQQGPVPPPPPHRPSGPPSGPPAGGGTGGPGGPRHAAQTSGSGGGSGRPWWRSVPLVAAIAAVIVAAVVLSVVLTRSDGGSVAGGEVFLQAAGSTGPDPYTPSTARTSSGATTPTPLPRASETAANVTQAVRGSTPGLYGGTRNVSSCDVEKQITALTADPGKNSAFASVLGIDPSDVPGYLRSLTPVQLRLDTRVTNHGFRNGAPTSFQAVLQAGTAVLVDDHGVPRVRCACGNPLLPPVAVKGSVKLMGDAWPGYRPSNVVVVEPAPQAVKAFIMFDPESGDWFRRDAGDTGGHDEKTAPPSKTIFSPCSSQPPGASTGPCPSTSASASSESPSSEPPSASSSSAIAPSSSSSASSPPTTSTTTEPQAPVPPSTGASPPPPASDTGSAPESAATPARPASGGTPSADGPAGA, from the coding sequence GTGAGTGACCGACCCCCGCCGTCCGGCCGCCCCGCAGGTCCCCCCTCCGGCCCTCTCTCGGGCCCCACGCAACAGGGACCTGTGCCACCGCCACCGCCGCACCGTCCCTCCGGCCCTCCGTCCGGGCCACCGGCCGGAGGGGGCACGGGCGGACCCGGTGGCCCCCGTCATGCGGCGCAGACTTCCGGCTCCGGCGGGGGTTCCGGGCGTCCCTGGTGGCGATCGGTGCCCCTGGTCGCGGCGATCGCCGCGGTGATCGTGGCCGCAGTGGTGCTGAGCGTCGTCCTCACCCGCTCCGACGGCGGATCGGTGGCGGGCGGCGAGGTCTTCCTGCAGGCGGCCGGCTCGACCGGCCCCGATCCGTACACCCCCTCGACGGCGCGGACCAGTTCCGGGGCGACGACACCGACCCCGCTGCCCAGAGCCTCCGAGACAGCGGCGAACGTCACCCAGGCGGTACGGGGCTCGACGCCGGGGCTGTACGGAGGCACCCGTAACGTCTCCAGCTGTGACGTGGAGAAGCAGATCACCGCGCTCACGGCCGATCCCGGCAAGAACAGTGCGTTCGCGTCGGTCCTGGGGATCGATCCCTCCGACGTCCCCGGCTATCTGCGCTCGTTGACCCCGGTCCAGCTGCGGCTGGACACCCGGGTCACCAACCACGGGTTCCGCAACGGCGCACCCACCAGCTTTCAGGCGGTGCTCCAGGCCGGCACGGCCGTCCTGGTCGACGACCACGGCGTGCCACGGGTGCGCTGCGCCTGCGGAAACCCGCTGCTCCCGCCGGTCGCGGTGAAGGGCAGCGTGAAGCTGATGGGCGACGCGTGGCCCGGCTACCGCCCCTCGAATGTCGTGGTGGTGGAACCGGCGCCGCAGGCGGTGAAGGCGTTCATCATGTTCGACCCGGAGAGTGGCGACTGGTTCAGGCGCGACGCCGGTGACACCGGCGGCCACGACGAGAAGACCGCCCCACCCTCGAAGACGATCTTCTCGCCCTGCTCGTCGCAGCCTCCCGGCGCCTCCACCGGGCCCTGCCCGTCGACCTCGGCCTCGGCTTCGTCGGAATCCCCGTCCTCGGAACCACCGTCCGCGTCCTCCTCCTCGGCCATCGCGCCGTCCTCGTCGTCTTCGGCCTCCTCGCCGCCCACCACGTCCACGACCACCGAACCGCAGGCTCCGGTGCCCCCGTCCACCGGGGCGTCGCCCCCACCGCCGGCGTCGGACACGGGGTCGGCCCCCGAGTCCGCGGCGACGCCCGCCCGGCCGGCCTCCGGTGGCACCCCGTCGGCCGACGGGCCGGCGGGCGCCTAG
- a CDS encoding streptophobe family protein, translated as MSEQGAGDRSGNGRSAAHGWGDALVTVLAGLVVMAVTAALGLWAAGATALPDGAFPRVVAAVVVMAAGGTVDLSGNAGDFAKTHADLSVLPLSVTLAGALVIAAGFLRPLRHRAVAGTRELAGWAARVAVLWALVLIGLSLLARQTFAVAVGGPTGTVISDVFDASPEVGFRADVLLTLVLGLICLAGVLVLALLVSRGAPLPARLVRFHESVRPTAYAMVLLLLAYVVLGLVVGLVVAVTRGHPAETFAVLLLGLPNLVWLAFTLGLGASWEGQVDGPFGLPVPHVLDSVLRTPDISTLDVTTLADTDARSWWLVVVAAVLTLSAAFLMVIRSPARMPPWQHAVHMAMGLVLTVLTICLTVPISAHYGLSLLGIGDVDGGLGGQVTLRPHTGGALALAALWGLVTGFLGGLLGSRVLRRGEVAG; from the coding sequence GTGAGCGAACAGGGAGCCGGGGACCGGAGCGGCAACGGACGCAGCGCCGCGCACGGCTGGGGCGACGCCCTCGTCACGGTGCTCGCCGGGCTGGTGGTCATGGCCGTCACGGCCGCCCTCGGACTGTGGGCGGCCGGCGCGACCGCTCTGCCGGACGGTGCGTTCCCGCGCGTCGTCGCGGCCGTCGTCGTGATGGCCGCGGGCGGCACGGTCGACCTCTCCGGGAACGCCGGGGACTTCGCGAAGACCCACGCGGACCTGTCGGTGCTGCCGCTCTCGGTGACCCTCGCCGGAGCGTTGGTGATCGCTGCGGGCTTTCTGCGTCCGCTGCGTCACCGGGCCGTCGCGGGCACCCGAGAATTGGCGGGCTGGGCCGCCCGGGTGGCAGTGCTCTGGGCGCTGGTGCTCATCGGCCTCTCGCTGCTCGCCCGCCAGACGTTCGCCGTCGCGGTCGGGGGCCCGACCGGCACAGTCATCAGCGACGTGTTCGACGCGTCCCCCGAGGTCGGATTCCGGGCCGATGTCCTCCTCACCCTCGTCCTCGGCCTGATCTGCCTGGCAGGGGTTCTCGTCCTCGCTCTCCTCGTATCGCGGGGCGCGCCGCTCCCCGCCCGGCTGGTGCGTTTCCATGAGTCGGTGCGCCCGACCGCGTACGCCATGGTGCTGCTGCTGCTCGCGTACGTCGTACTGGGACTGGTCGTCGGGCTCGTCGTCGCGGTGACCCGCGGTCACCCGGCCGAGACGTTCGCCGTGCTTCTCCTGGGGCTGCCGAACCTTGTGTGGCTCGCCTTCACGCTGGGGCTCGGAGCGTCGTGGGAGGGACAGGTGGACGGCCCGTTCGGGCTGCCCGTGCCGCATGTGCTCGACTCCGTACTCCGTACCCCCGACATCTCCACCCTCGACGTCACCACCCTGGCCGATACCGACGCGCGGTCCTGGTGGCTGGTGGTCGTCGCCGCGGTCCTGACCCTGTCGGCCGCGTTCCTCATGGTGATTCGCTCGCCCGCCCGGATGCCGCCCTGGCAGCACGCCGTGCACATGGCGATGGGGCTCGTACTCACCGTGCTCACCATCTGCCTGACCGTCCCCATCTCCGCGCACTACGGACTGTCGCTGCTGGGCATCGGGGATGTGGACGGCGGCCTCGGCGGGCAGGTCACCCTGCGCCCGCACACAGGGGGCGCAC